From a region of the Actinopolymorpha singaporensis genome:
- a CDS encoding HAD-IIA family hydrolase yields the protein MTDETTTEQDAAPEPLSEADRPLVEQYDTGLFDLDGVVYVGAGAVPRAPEDLERARAAAMRVTFVTNNASRTPDSVVEHLRKVGVRAEVADVVTSAQAAARLVAERVPAGSRVLVVGGEGLVVAVRERGLVPVQAAADDPAAVVQGFHPEVGWRQLAEGAYAVRRNIPWIASNVDRTLPTDGGLAPGNGTLVEVIRMATGRTPVVAGKPAPPLFHETVERVGAERPLVIGDRLDTDIEGANAAGMPSMLVLTGVTRLGDLLTAPQNQRPTYLARDLAGLFAPHPAPRVGGGRATCGEWTAVLESPNGSGTDDRRRQVVVQLSGSGDPLDGARALLAAAWSAPDPARVDASEALALLRGQDAAMG from the coding sequence GTGACCGACGAGACCACGACCGAGCAGGACGCGGCGCCCGAGCCGTTGTCCGAGGCCGACCGGCCCCTGGTCGAGCAGTACGACACCGGCCTGTTCGACCTCGATGGCGTGGTCTACGTGGGGGCCGGCGCGGTACCCCGGGCACCTGAGGACCTCGAGCGGGCGCGGGCGGCGGCCATGCGGGTCACCTTCGTGACGAACAACGCCTCCCGCACCCCCGACTCCGTGGTCGAGCACCTCCGCAAGGTCGGGGTCCGCGCCGAGGTCGCCGACGTGGTGACCTCGGCGCAGGCCGCGGCCCGGCTGGTCGCCGAGCGCGTGCCAGCGGGGTCGCGGGTGCTCGTGGTGGGCGGTGAGGGCCTGGTGGTCGCTGTCAGGGAGCGGGGGCTGGTTCCGGTCCAGGCCGCAGCCGACGACCCGGCCGCGGTCGTTCAGGGGTTCCACCCGGAGGTCGGCTGGCGCCAGCTCGCCGAGGGTGCCTACGCCGTGCGGCGAAACATCCCGTGGATCGCGTCCAACGTCGACCGGACCCTGCCGACCGACGGGGGTCTGGCACCAGGGAACGGCACCCTCGTGGAGGTGATCCGGATGGCGACCGGCCGGACACCGGTCGTCGCGGGTAAGCCGGCACCGCCGCTGTTCCACGAGACGGTCGAACGAGTAGGCGCCGAGCGACCCCTGGTGATCGGCGACCGGCTGGACACCGACATCGAGGGGGCGAACGCCGCCGGCATGCCGAGCATGCTCGTCCTGACCGGTGTGACGAGACTCGGTGACCTTCTGACCGCTCCGCAAAACCAGCGTCCGACCTATCTCGCCCGGGATCTCGCCGGCCTCTTCGCTCCACACCCGGCTCCCCGTGTCGGCGGGGGCAGAGCCACCTGCGGGGAATGGACGGCCGTGCTCGAAAGTCCGAACGGGTCCGGGACCGACGACCGGCGACGGCAGGTCGTGGTCCAGCTGTCCGGTAGCGGTGATCCACTGGACGGCGCTCGCGCGCTGCTCGCCGCTGCGTGGTCTGCTCCCGACCCCGCCCGAGTCGACGCGTCGGAGGCCCTCGCACTGCTGCGCGGCCAGGACGCGGCGATGGGTTAG
- a CDS encoding single-stranded DNA-binding protein, whose amino-acid sequence MTDSDAQKPPVSCPAHRNEVTLVGRVSAPATRRELPSGSAVVSLRLVVQRDPKTLPPRSAVVDTIECASWSAECHAEMERWSSGDIVEVVGALRRRFRRGESGPISRYEVEAARARLLVAKEAVSAGRTSA is encoded by the coding sequence ATGACAGACTCCGACGCGCAGAAGCCGCCGGTCTCGTGTCCCGCTCACCGCAACGAAGTGACGCTGGTCGGCCGGGTGTCGGCGCCGGCTACGCGCCGGGAGCTGCCCAGCGGCTCAGCTGTCGTCAGCCTTCGGCTGGTCGTGCAACGAGATCCGAAGACCCTGCCTCCGCGTTCTGCCGTGGTGGACACGATCGAGTGCGCCTCGTGGTCTGCCGAATGCCATGCAGAGATGGAGCGGTGGAGCTCCGGCGACATCGTTGAGGTAGTGGGCGCGCTCCGACGTCGATTCCGTCGCGGTGAGTCCGGACCGATCAGCCGGTACGAGGTGGAAGCGGCCAGGGCGCGCCTGCTCGTCGCCAAGGAGGCGGTCAGTGCTGGTCGAACATCCGCATGA
- a CDS encoding tetratricopeptide repeat protein, giving the protein MINDDANVGTPGGDVYDWYRRGLALLEGGDSAAAAQLLARAREAEPGSKSIREALARAYFNSRHYADSAAAFEGLVDDNPSDDYAHFGLGLALSRMGRHDAAAPHLAMAAAMRPTVDHYNNALRQVRATLRAREDMK; this is encoded by the coding sequence ATGATCAACGACGACGCGAATGTCGGCACGCCCGGCGGTGACGTCTACGACTGGTACCGCCGGGGCCTCGCCCTTCTCGAGGGCGGGGACTCCGCGGCCGCGGCGCAGCTTCTTGCGCGCGCCCGGGAGGCCGAGCCCGGTTCGAAGTCGATCCGGGAGGCGCTCGCGCGGGCATACTTCAACAGCCGGCACTACGCGGACTCCGCCGCGGCGTTCGAGGGACTCGTCGACGATAATCCCTCCGACGATTACGCACATTTCGGCCTCGGTCTCGCTCTGAGCCGAATGGGCCGACACGACGCTGCGGCGCCCCACCTCGCGATGGCGGCGGCGATGCGCCCCACCGTCGACCACTACAACAACGCACTCCGGCAGGTCAGGGCGACCCTCAGGGCGCGGGAGGACATGAAGTGA
- a CDS encoding DUF1015 family protein: protein MTDPSATPDSGTRPLVLSPFPGVRYDPDRVSDLAAVTSPPYDVLDPGSVAALTAEEPHNIVRVVLPLPAGPADWTSDERSGPGDGGPCTGRDDSPRAGERGQPGEPGEPGEPGEPGEPAENDRADHGGGAGPQVRPETDHYRRAAELLNRWRAEGILRADTEAALYVYEQRVPESGEPGSAPFVLRGMFGAVELREPEERVILPHEDVMPGPVADRLALMSACEANLEPILLVYDGGGPASDLVETTVRGEPLVNARTADGVDHLMWRITDPDALSTIAADLAPRQALIADGHHRYATYLKLQRQIRATGAGPGPWDSGLALLVDQRAHPLRLTAIHRTVAGITLADLLSRAAAQFTVESFGDADRAHAALAAAHGRRNAFVVTDGIRWELLSTPAETTSGRIRLDTEMLHEQLFGQVLGLAEEQIGYAHSEPAAVEHARQGNGVAVLLNPVDVTTVQAVAREGGRMPRKSTSFGPKPRTGFVMRMFDQH from the coding sequence GTGACCGACCCCTCCGCGACTCCCGACTCTGGCACCCGGCCGCTGGTGCTGTCGCCATTTCCGGGCGTCCGCTACGACCCCGATCGGGTGAGCGACCTGGCCGCCGTGACCTCTCCGCCGTACGACGTCCTCGATCCCGGCAGCGTGGCCGCGCTCACGGCAGAGGAGCCGCACAACATCGTCCGGGTCGTTCTCCCGCTGCCGGCGGGACCCGCTGACTGGACCTCCGACGAGCGCTCGGGCCCCGGCGACGGAGGGCCCTGCACCGGAAGGGACGACTCGCCCCGAGCCGGCGAGCGGGGGCAGCCCGGCGAACCTGGCGAACCTGGCGAACCTGGCGAACCTGGCGAACCCGCCGAAAACGACAGGGCCGACCACGGTGGCGGGGCCGGTCCGCAGGTCCGGCCCGAAACCGACCACTACCGGCGAGCTGCCGAGCTGCTCAACCGATGGCGGGCCGAGGGCATCCTGCGAGCCGACACCGAGGCCGCGCTCTACGTCTACGAGCAGCGGGTGCCCGAGTCCGGCGAGCCTGGCAGCGCGCCCTTCGTCCTCCGGGGGATGTTCGGCGCCGTGGAACTGCGCGAGCCCGAGGAGCGGGTGATCCTTCCGCACGAGGACGTGATGCCCGGTCCGGTGGCAGACCGGCTGGCCCTCATGAGCGCGTGCGAGGCGAACCTGGAACCGATCCTGCTGGTGTACGACGGCGGAGGGCCGGCCAGCGACCTGGTGGAGACGACGGTCCGAGGCGAACCACTGGTGAACGCCCGCACTGCGGACGGAGTCGATCACCTGATGTGGCGAATCACCGACCCGGACGCACTGAGCACCATCGCCGCAGACCTGGCCCCGCGCCAGGCGCTGATCGCCGACGGTCACCACCGGTACGCGACCTACCTGAAGCTCCAACGTCAGATCCGGGCCACGGGTGCCGGCCCAGGCCCATGGGACAGCGGACTCGCGTTGCTCGTCGACCAGCGTGCGCATCCCCTGCGGCTCACCGCGATTCACCGGACGGTCGCCGGGATCACGCTGGCAGACCTGCTGTCCCGTGCGGCCGCGCAGTTCACGGTCGAGTCCTTCGGCGACGCCGACCGGGCACATGCCGCGCTCGCTGCCGCCCACGGCCGCCGGAACGCGTTCGTCGTCACCGACGGGATCCGCTGGGAACTGCTGAGCACCCCCGCCGAGACCACCTCCGGGCGGATCCGTCTGGACACCGAGATGCTGCACGAACAGTTGTTCGGGCAGGTTCTGGGCCTGGCCGAGGAGCAGATCGGCTATGCGCACAGTGAACCCGCCGCCGTCGAGCATGCCCGGCAGGGCAACGGCGTCGCCGTGCTGCTCAACCCGGTCGACGTGACCACCGTGCAGGCCGTCGCCCGCGAGGGTGGCCGGATGCCGCGCAAGTCGACCTCGTTCGGTCCGAAGCCGCGCACCGGGTTCGTCATGCGGATGTTCGACCAGCACTGA
- a CDS encoding TlyA family RNA methyltransferase: protein MGTTLDSRDQRPPERPAHRARLDAELVRRGLARSREHAVDLITAGNVRVDGRTVAKPSRRIAADEVCEVDSRGPDFVSRGGHKLAGALAAFRPQGLTVDGRRCLDAGASTGGFTDVLLRAGARQVVAVDVGHDQLVSELRDHPAVDVHERTHVRDLEAAHVGGAVDLLVADLSFISLTTVLPALSGLVRPGGDLVLLVKPQFEVGRSRLGKGGVVRERALRHDAVRTVATTAGEMGLGVAGATVSPLPGPAGNTEYFLWLRADAPPWDDATLATLDPPGSPKETSL, encoded by the coding sequence ATGGGGACGACGCTGGACAGCCGTGACCAGCGCCCGCCCGAGCGCCCGGCCCACCGAGCCCGTCTCGACGCCGAACTCGTCCGGCGTGGCCTCGCGAGGTCGCGCGAGCACGCGGTGGACCTCATCACGGCGGGAAACGTTCGCGTCGACGGGCGGACGGTCGCCAAGCCGAGCCGCCGAATCGCCGCCGACGAGGTGTGCGAAGTGGACTCCCGTGGCCCGGACTTCGTCTCCCGCGGCGGGCACAAGCTGGCTGGGGCGCTGGCGGCATTCCGGCCGCAGGGGCTGACGGTCGACGGACGGCGTTGCCTGGACGCCGGAGCGTCCACCGGCGGGTTCACCGACGTGCTCCTGCGCGCGGGAGCACGGCAGGTGGTCGCGGTCGACGTGGGCCACGACCAGCTCGTGTCCGAGCTCCGAGACCACCCGGCCGTCGACGTCCACGAACGCACCCACGTGCGCGACCTCGAAGCCGCACACGTTGGCGGCGCGGTCGACCTCCTCGTCGCTGACCTCTCCTTCATCTCCCTCACCACCGTCCTGCCTGCGCTGTCCGGCCTGGTCCGGCCCGGCGGCGATCTCGTCCTGTTGGTCAAGCCACAGTTCGAGGTGGGCCGTTCACGGCTGGGCAAGGGGGGCGTGGTCCGCGAGCGCGCGCTGCGCCACGACGCGGTACGCACGGTCGCCACGACCGCGGGTGAGATGGGTCTGGGGGTGGCGGGCGCTACGGTGAGCCCACTTCCCGGGCCGGCCGGCAACACCGAGTACTTCCTCTGGCTCCGTGCCGACGCACCGCCGTGGGACGACGCCACCCTTGCCACCCTGGATCCACCCGGATCGCCGAAGGAGACCTCGCTGTGA